One region of Eupeodes corollae chromosome 1, idEupCoro1.1, whole genome shotgun sequence genomic DNA includes:
- the LOC129953890 gene encoding uncharacterized protein LOC129953890: MVCYGGDGTTASGGSGGNNDNDGYETLPLRDLSFSSVYPNINMMPSSPDFFGNPYFFRGPPTTMRPRESPATPFALDLQTTGNKRNADTAAAPPPPPPPPPSPPPPSIIHHRASLIYLTYAQSHHVEMQIDKRARSPSTEDNLASSGKKLKVSKFPISKYNMNNRMNNNNFKSPGYWSPLQCVADAGNECDDMDDNQSTSIQSIPKIKVPPIKLLQKSCDYVHQMMKSIKVTDYCIKIISIGIKIMCESIDSYKMVIEKLKFENCQYFSHDLKSEKAFKVILYGLSSVDTAELKSELIRIGLKCVNIKSVTKNYEHYSETFYVCFLESGSIKMSDLKKNFRSVFHTQINWNYQRNHKNKITQCRNCQMFGHGENNYHVKTYCSICAGSHKTEECVNKDKFKCANCNESHKSTDLICQSRNKYLEIRAKIASKTRRSLKTKLTNPNVSVPFYLSINDFPSLPTRPSSKHIENNNNNRVSNSWVHTQHSPSSSSFPAAAAPSNIHQHISAPTINANITNSGELFSMEELNSLVMEMITKLSTCKTKNDQFYAIAQLATKFLYQNAI; encoded by the exons ATACCCGAACATTAACATGATGCCATCATCGCCGGATTTTTTCGGCAATCCATATTTTTTTCGAGGTCCGCCCACAACAATGCGACCGCGAGAAAGCCCAGCAACACCATTTGCCCTCGATTTACAAACAACAGGAAACAAAAGAAATGCTGACACAGCTGCGgcaccaccaccacctccaCCCCCGCCTCCATCACCCCCACCACCTAg TATCATTCATCATCGAGCTTCACTGATTTATCTTACTTATGCCCAGAGCCACCACGTGGAGATGCAA aTAGATAAGCGTGCGCGTTCTCCTTCTACCGAGGACAACCTCGCGTCCTCGGGAAAGAAACTCAAAGTTTCAAAGTTTCCAATATCGAAATATAATATGAACAATAGAatgaataacaataatttcaaatcTCCTGGATACTGGAGCCCATTGCAGTGTGTGGCAGACGCTGGCAATGAATGTGATGATATGGATGATAATCAATCCACATCAATACAAtctattccaaaaataaaagtgcCCCCAATTAAATTATTGCAAAAGTCATGTGACTATGTGCATCAAATGATGAAATCTATTAAAGTCACTGACTACTgcataaaaattatttccattgGTATTAAAATTATGTGTGAATCTATTGATTCTTACAAAATGgttattgaaaaactaaaatttgagaACTGTCAATATTTCTCACatgatttgaaaagtgaaaaagcttttaaagtaattttgtatGGCCTTAGCTCAGTTGATACCGCTGAACTAAAATCGGAATTGATAAGAATCGGTCTAAAATGTGTTAACATTAAAAGTGTAACAAAAAACTACGAACATTATTCCGAAACTTTTTATGTTTGCTTTCTTGAAAGTGGTTCAATTAAAATGTCAGacttaaaaaagaactttagatCTGTTTTCCACACACAAATAAATTGGAACTATCAacgaaatcataaaaataaaataacacagTGCCGAAATTGTCAGATGTTTGGGCACGGTGAAAATAATTATCATGTCAAAACCTACTGTTCCATATGTGCCGGCTCTCACAAGACTGAAGAATGTGTCAACAAAGACAAATTCAAATGTGCAAACTGCAACGAGAGTCACAAGTCAACCGATTTAATCTGTCAAAgcagaaataaatatttggaaaTAAGAGCTAAGATTGCGAGTAAAACAAGACGCTCTCTCAAAACAAAGCTTACAAATCCAAATGTCAGTGTACCATTTTACCTCTCAATTAACGATTTCCCTTCCTTACCTACCCGTCCTTCAAGCAAACATATAgagaacaataacaataatcgAGTATCCAATTCCTGGGTACATACACAACactcaccatcatcatcatcgtttccagcagcagcagcacctTCTAACATTCACCAACACATTAGTGCACCAACAATCAACGCCAATATCACCAACAGCGGTGAGTTGTTCTCAATGGAAGAACTTAATTCTCTCGTAATGGAAATGATTACGAAACTAAGTACATGTAAAACCAAAAATGATCAATTTTATGCTATCGCTCAGTTAGCTactaaatttttgtatcaaaatgcTATATAA